The Neurospora crassa OR74A linkage group I, whole genome shotgun sequence genome segment CAGAGGAAGGTGTCGTACAGCCAGGCGCAAACACGGTCGGCTGATGAGCCTATGACGACCTTCTGCGAGTGCACAGTTTGCGGAAACCGCTGGAAGGTATGGTTGATACACACGCTTTCTTTGACGGAAGTCAATTTGATCGCTAACAGTTGCATGTTTAGTTCTCTTAAATGGCGGGGCACAACAAGCTCCTTCATCACATTCCTTTTGGTATGGCTTGGGCCGCAGAGTGTGCGTCTTTTTTTCTGGCTCGATATGTTACTTTGAAGGGGAAATCCGCCTGTTGCACGCTTCGTTGGCTGATAATTCATGACTGGATCACATTCGCGTTTGGAAGCTCATTTGGCAGCAATATGAGATTGAGGTGTCTCAAGAATATCCCTCCACCTAGAGAGCACAatgaaagaggaggagggggtggggAGGAGCGGAAATGGAAAACAAAGTTACTCGAAGACGGAAGACGCTGTACCTTCGGGAACTTCTTCAAACATCGGAGTATGGATCATCTAacttttcttattattttttataccCCAGCGAAGAGGTGAGCGATGAATCACTAGCTACTTCATGACTTGGAAAGAGGTAGATATTGAGACGGGCAACGACCTACTTAGACCTCACACCACGCATTAGCAGTAATATAACCGTTAAGAGGCCATATGGCCGATATGGCTCAACAAACGTTTCTATGTGGACCTGTTGGACTCTCGGATGAGATACAATTAGAACATATCACATGTTTGATGACAGCAGCGAACTCAGCAAGCCTGACTCAGCAGGCACAATATTTACGTTGTTCAGTCCGTCTCAATTCCTACCTCTTCAATTCCTCTAGCCCCAACTCCGCAAAAAGATCCTCCGCTTGCGCCTGGGTATCGTTTTCCAGCCCCATATCGCCAATATGCTTCCAGAACTTGCTGAGATGTCTATTGCCCGAGTCGCACAATAACGTCACCACCCGACTGCCTCTTGGTAGTTTCATGGCtgtcaccaccgccgccacgcAGTTAACAGCCGTGCTACTGCCGCAGAAAATGCCGTCGTGCTCCACCAACCACCGAGCCATCCGGCAGGCCTGCTCATCTGTCACTCGCACGGCATCGTCAATCAGCACCCGCCCGGACTCAAAGTTCTCCGTGATGCGGTTGATGCCGATACCCTCCACCATCGTGTCCACCTGCTGACGCCGGCGTGTACCTTCCCGCTCTGTCGACGAGTACATGACGCCGTGGCGGATCTTGTTGAACAGCCCGCTGCCCTGCGGATCCGCCAACACCACGCGCGTCTCCCATAggttcttttcctccttcaggTACTTGGCCACGCCGGCGATAGTGCCGCCCGTGCCGGCACCAGCCACAAAGGCGTCCAGTTGCCCGCCCGTCTGGCGGTAGATTTCCGGTCCCGTGGTCTTGACATGTGCTTGGTAGTTAGCCGTGCTCTCGAATTGGTCAGCAAAAAACCCGACGCTGCCGTCCGCGTGCACCGCCTCGTGCTCGCGCGCCCGCCTGCGGGCTAGGTTGACAAAATGATCAGGAGACGTGATGGGCGCCGGGTCGACCCGCTCCACCGTCGCGCCCAGGTGGTGCAGCAGCTGCGACTTCTCGATCGCCATGTCGTTCGGCATGCAAATGTGGCACTTGTACCCCTTTGCGCGCGCCAGCGTCGCCAGCGAGATGCCCGTACTGCCCACAGTCCCTTCGTAAATGGTATCGCCGCGCCCGGGCACAAGCAGCCCGCGCTCCTCGGCGTCCTGGATCATGTTGAGTGCCACTCGGTCTTTCGGGCTGCCGCCGGCGCCATTGAGGAGCTCGGCTTTGGCGAGGATGACACAGCCTGTTGCCTCGGACAGGCTGCGGATCATGACTAGGGGGGTGTTGCCGATGCAGCCCTCGATGCCCTCGACCCAGTCGAAACTGCTGTTGATATTGCTTGTTACTTCCTCGTGGTCTTCTAGTCGCACCGGACCGAAGATGAGACTCTCGCGGTGTACCCGGTTGGCGGTGGGTACTACGACGCCATAATCGCCATTGGATCGGCTTAGGTTGCGGTTCCTCCGCCGTTGGTACCGATTCTCGAGTTCGGGGTAGCAATCCTTGAAGCCAAGGGTGACGAGGATACCCGCGGCGAAGGCGGCTGTGAGAGCTACCGTGCCGTAGACACGGGGATGGTCGCTTATTGACATGTCTTGGCGGTTGTTTGGTGTGGAGGGAATCTGAATTATCTCATAGTAGGTGGTGTCTCGTTATGGTGTCTCGATAGTTAGATTTGCGCCGTTGGCGCTGTTGCACGGAAAGAGAATTCGGTTGTTGAGTTCTTTGAGATGTAAAGGCACAGAAGCCGAAATACACAAGAACAGAAAATGTCGAAAAATGAAGTGAGAGGGTGTCTGTCTTATCTGATGTGGTCGGGTTGTCCTCAAAAGTTGTGAGGTTTTTTGCTGTGaagttgctgttgatgtcaTGCAACGATGGATCTTCAGAGCATAGTGTTATCGATTCAGTCGCTCGTCTCCCACGGCAGGCAGGGAAGAACCTTTGGCTCCGGTGACCGGCCTCGCCTCCGCTGAAGCCGGTCAGATCGGAAGCCATGAGGCCTGTCACAGATAGTGTCGTGAATCGGCACTTCCCCGTTGCTGCGGGTCACTGGTGGTAAGCGCCGTTGGGGGCAACGGACAGCGAGAGCCGAGCCATCCTCCAATGTCGTGTGTCCCTGGCCTgggccgccaccaccgctgTCCCGAGCGCAACTGTCAGCTAGTTCTAGAACCGAATGAGGAAGTGAGCTCGGGCCACCCCGCAAAAGCTCCAGGATccatcccccctcccccatcaACCTCCACCTGTCGCCCCGTGTCCCCTTGACGATTCCACTCCACCACATTTACCGACCAGGTATACGGTACCTCGACCTTCCTTCTCACTGGCGCGGGGAGTTCAGTTGGAGCAGGTGGCGAAACGAACAGACCGTCAGCAACCTCCGGGATACTGCCCGGGCTTCATTCTCTCGCCCACCAACAATCTGGACTCACCCGGTCAGTATGGACTCGCAACTCGTCAACCAGCTGTTCAGACAGCTTTTTCGCCATCATCCGGCATGTCAATCACAGAAGCATCTCCGCCATCTTGCGACCGCGACAGCCCATAATGGACATCGAGTACAGCAATACCACAGACGACAGCAGCGACGACCATACTCGAGCCAGCGTCGTGGCGCGAGCTCTCCCGTGGGGGATGAAAGCCAATGGCAGCAGCGGACAAAGATCCTGAATCAGGACATGACAGAGGAGTACAAGAGAGCGCCAATG includes the following:
- the cys-12 gene encoding cysteine synthase 2, producing MSISDHPRVYGTVALTAAFAAGILVTLGFKDCYPELENRYQRRRNRNLSRSNGDYGVVVPTANRVHRESLIFGPVRLEDHEEVTSNINSSFDWVEGIEGCIGNTPLVMIRSLSEATGCVILAKAELLNGAGGSPKDRVALNMIQDAEERGLLVPGRGDTIYEGTVGSTGISLATLARAKGYKCHICMPNDMAIEKSQLLHHLGATVERVDPAPITSPDHFVNLARRRAREHEAVHADGSVGFFADQFESTANYQAHVKTTGPEIYRQTGGQLDAFVAGAGTGGTIAGVAKYLKEEKNLWETRVVLADPQGSGLFNKIRHGVMYSSTEREGTRRRQQVDTMVEGIGINRITENFESGRVLIDDAVRVTDEQACRMARWLVEHDGIFCGSSTAVNCVAAVVTAMKLPRGSRVVTLLCDSGNRHLSKFWKHIGDMGLENDTQAQAEDLFAELGLEELKR